AGCACGAGCCTCGCCTTCGTCTTCACCGCGGCGACCATGTTCACCTTCGCGCTGCGCACTCCGGCCCTGTGGGCCTTCCTCGCCGTCCTCGGGCTCAACCTCGTCGCACTCGCCCTCTCCTCGGTGAACAGCCTGCGCCAGCGCAGGCTGACCCGGCCCTCGCACGAGGTGCTCGTCCGCGCCTGGCAGCCCGCCCGACTGCCCACCGTGGACCTGTACTTGCCGACCTGCGGCGAGCCGCTCCCCGTCCTGGACAACGCCTACCGCGCGGTGTCGGGCGTCGACTGGCCCGGCGCGCTGACCACATGGGTCCTGGACGACGCCGACCGTCCCGAAGTCGCCGCGCTGGCGGCCTCGTACGGGTACGAGTACGTCGTACGGCCGGACCGGGGCCACCTGAAGAAGGCGGGGAACCTCAACCACGCCCTGACGCTGAGCAGCGCGGAGTTCATCGCCATCCTCGACGCCGACTTCGCGCCCCGGCCGGACTTCCTGCGCCATCTCGTGCCCTATCTGGCCGACCCGGCCGTCGGGATCGTGCAGAGCCCGCAGTGCTTCGACACCGACGGGACCATGGGCTGGATCCAGCGGGCCGCGGGCTCCGCACAGGAGTGGTTCTTCCGCTGGATCCAGCCCTCCCGGGACGCGAGCGACGCCGCCATCTGCTGCGGCAGCAACGCCGTCTACCGGCGCGCCGCCATCGACCGGGCCGGCGGCTTCGCCCGCCTCGACCACAGCGAGGACCTGTACACGGGCCTCGCCCTGCACGCGGAAGGGTTCCGCACCCTGTACGTACCCGTGCTGGTCGCCAAGGGCACCTCGCCCGACGAGGTCACCTCCTTCGTCAACCAGCAGTACCGGTGGGCGATGGGCAACCTCCACCTGCTCACCTCGCCCGTCCTGCGGACGATGGGCGCGCCCTGGCGGATGCGCCTGTGCTTCTACGAGGGCGTCGTCGGTTACCTGGCCGCCGCCGTGAACACCTTCGCGGCGCCGCTGCCGCCGCTGGTGATGATGTTCTGG
This genomic interval from Streptomyces sp. NBC_00193 contains the following:
- a CDS encoding cellulose synthase catalytic subunit, whose product is MTFHHLPQPPSDEELYWYFGPQRRWVLISTSLAFVFTAATMFTFALRTPALWAFLAVLGLNLVALALSSVNSLRQRRLTRPSHEVLVRAWQPARLPTVDLYLPTCGEPLPVLDNAYRAVSGVDWPGALTTWVLDDADRPEVAALAASYGYEYVVRPDRGHLKKAGNLNHALTLSSAEFIAILDADFAPRPDFLRHLVPYLADPAVGIVQSPQCFDTDGTMGWIQRAAGSAQEWFFRWIQPSRDASDAAICCGSNAVYRRAAIDRAGGFARLDHSEDLYTGLALHAEGFRTLYVPVLVAKGTSPDEVTSFVNQQYRWAMGNLHLLTSPVLRTMGAPWRMRLCFYEGVVGYLAAAVNTFAAPLPPLVMMFWYPDDIRPWHVLPLLAPLWLWHVLLPRISRTRWRVEVIRANVLTSVAAATAFLHTLRGRSADWVPTGTRGPARSGGMARRVVGVSLVWLVLSNGAAAAGLALAVARNGWEPNWGLLLYFLVQCQINGPLVRDLISELRPGNASAKSPGGASAGAGPAHGGGRRRNLVRAFARHSPTGVLPRRWPETLAASAVLLLTGLLASGWVNPMLPWLS